In a single window of the Streptomyces sp. NBC_00285 genome:
- a CDS encoding Lrp/AsnC family transcriptional regulator → MGVQAAAPKETRNLRPTADETLVGFDALDRQILELLQTDGRIKLSELGRRVRLSPAAVTERVRRLEAAGVISGYGAHVVPGRLGYGIQAFIRVSPHGGYTLRHPRTLELMERPEITEAHHVVGEDCWILKVAVRDTVHLEEVLEAVSALGRTTTSIVLTSSVQRKPLLP, encoded by the coding sequence ATGGGAGTTCAGGCAGCTGCACCGAAAGAAACACGGAATCTGCGTCCCACCGCCGACGAAACCCTGGTCGGCTTCGACGCGCTGGACCGCCAGATCCTGGAACTCCTCCAGACCGACGGCCGGATCAAACTCAGCGAACTGGGCCGACGGGTGCGGCTCAGCCCGGCGGCGGTCACCGAGCGGGTGCGGCGCCTGGAGGCGGCGGGCGTGATCAGCGGTTACGGCGCCCACGTGGTCCCCGGCCGGCTCGGCTACGGCATTCAGGCGTTCATCCGGGTCAGCCCGCACGGTGGCTACACCCTGCGGCATCCGAGGACCCTGGAGCTGATGGAGCGGCCGGAGATCACCGAGGCGCACCACGTGGTCGGCGAGGACTGCTGGATTCTCAAGGTCGCCGTCCGGGACACGGTCCACCTGGAGGAGGTCCTCGAAGCGGTGTCCGCCCTGGGCCGTACGACGACGTCGATCGTGCTGACCTCTTCGGTGCAGCGCAAACCGCTCTTGCCTTGA
- a CDS encoding MerR family transcriptional regulator, whose translation MRIGELAARAGTTTRTLRYYEARGLLPARRGHNGYRTYDEDDLKLLRQIRTLQDFGFDLEETRPFVECLRAGHPEGDSCPASLAVYRRKLGDLDALIGELQTVRAQVGQQLERAERARDGLAAESEVPGGPEPECELGGIHR comes from the coding sequence ATGCGAATCGGCGAGCTGGCCGCACGGGCCGGCACCACGACGCGGACGCTGCGCTACTACGAGGCGCGGGGCCTGTTGCCCGCCCGGCGAGGGCACAACGGATACCGGACCTACGACGAGGACGACCTGAAGCTGCTCCGGCAGATCAGGACGCTCCAGGACTTCGGGTTCGACCTGGAGGAGACGCGGCCGTTCGTGGAGTGTCTGCGGGCCGGGCACCCCGAGGGCGACTCGTGCCCCGCCTCGCTCGCGGTCTACCGGCGCAAGCTCGGTGACCTGGACGCGCTGATCGGCGAGTTGCAGACCGTGCGGGCCCAGGTCGGGCAGCAGCTGGAGCGGGCCGAGCGGGCGCGTGACGGGCTGGCCGCCGAGTCGGAGGTTCCGGGCGGTCCGGAACCGGAGTGCGAACTGGGAGGGATCCACAGGTGA
- a CDS encoding thioredoxin family protein, which produces MIRAAGVTEVTDTDFEAEVIGSELPVLVEFTADWCPPCRQMGPVLTALAAEESERFKVVQLDVDTNPLTTNAYQVLSMPTFMVFRNGEPVRSMVGARPKRRLLEELADVL; this is translated from the coding sequence GTGATCAGGGCAGCGGGTGTGACCGAGGTGACGGACACGGACTTCGAGGCGGAGGTGATCGGTTCGGAGCTGCCGGTGCTGGTGGAGTTCACGGCCGACTGGTGCCCGCCGTGCCGGCAGATGGGGCCGGTGCTCACGGCTCTCGCCGCGGAGGAGAGCGAGCGGTTCAAGGTGGTCCAACTCGACGTCGACACGAACCCCCTGACCACGAACGCCTACCAGGTGCTGTCGATGCCGACCTTCATGGTGTTCCGGAACGGCGAGCCGGTGCGCTCGATGGTGGGGGCGAGGCCCAAGCGGCGGCTGCTGGAGGAGCTGGCGGACGTACTGTGA
- a CDS encoding HelD family protein, with product MKREQEFIDDLYTRVDALRGNTETSVTDALAQGNTPMQARLERDILVAERSGLLDALNAVDGSLCFGRIDLTSGLTHHIGRIGLRADDSERTPILIDWRADVARPFYLATGHTPMGLRRRRHIGTDGRRVTDLHDEILDLGDQERTGHEDPTGDAVLLAALDSARTGRMSDIVQTIQAEQDEIIRAPHRGVLVVEGGPGTGKTAVALHRAAYLLYEHRELLAKRAVLIVGPNPAFLGYIGEVLPSLGETGVLLATVGELFPGVRATETDSRAAAAVKGRATMADVLADAVRGWQALPDPVIAIEHDREVLMLDDGLVKVARERTRAVGLPHNVAREHFEGHILNTLTELYAERVGTDPYDGSSLLDPSDITQIRDEIAENPEVWAAIDQLWPRLTPQRLVADFLADPVGHLPDEDAAAIRRPVTRGWTVADVPLLDEAAELLGVDERVARARAEREREGQVAYAQGVLDVSYASRTYEFEDKAEEDSEVLSAHHIIDAERFAERQEQDDHRSAAERAAADRTWAFGHIIVDEAQELSPMAWRLLMRRSPTRSMTLVGDPAQTAEAAGVGSWERILQPYVEDRWEHVRLGVNYRTPAEIMELAAAVVRAEDPGFEPPSSVRSTGERPWVRATDDLPGAVAEAVKELTPAEGRLAVIAPRHLHRRLAARLDGVTAGAEPDLTRTVVLLDPRQSKGLEFDSVLVVEPALYGTSDLYVALTRATQRLGVLHTGRLPKALVTT from the coding sequence ATGAAGCGTGAACAGGAATTCATCGACGACCTGTACACGCGCGTGGACGCTCTGCGAGGCAACACCGAGACGTCAGTCACCGACGCGCTCGCCCAGGGCAACACCCCCATGCAGGCCCGGCTGGAGCGGGACATCCTGGTCGCCGAACGCTCCGGGCTGCTGGACGCGCTCAACGCCGTCGACGGCTCGCTGTGCTTCGGCCGGATCGACCTCACCTCGGGCCTCACCCACCACATCGGCCGGATCGGCCTGCGCGCCGACGACAGCGAGCGCACCCCGATCCTCATCGACTGGCGGGCCGACGTCGCCCGCCCCTTCTACCTGGCCACCGGCCACACCCCGATGGGCCTGCGCCGCCGCCGGCACATCGGCACCGACGGCCGCCGGGTGACCGACCTGCACGACGAGATCCTCGACCTGGGCGACCAGGAGCGCACCGGCCACGAGGACCCGACCGGCGACGCCGTACTGCTCGCCGCGCTCGACTCCGCGCGCACCGGCCGCATGAGCGACATCGTCCAGACCATCCAGGCCGAACAGGACGAGATCATCCGCGCCCCCCATCGCGGGGTGCTGGTGGTCGAGGGCGGCCCGGGCACCGGAAAGACGGCGGTGGCCCTGCACCGGGCCGCCTACCTCCTGTACGAACACCGGGAGTTGCTCGCCAAGCGGGCCGTGCTGATCGTCGGCCCCAACCCGGCCTTCCTCGGCTACATCGGCGAAGTACTGCCCTCCCTGGGGGAGACCGGCGTGCTCCTCGCCACGGTCGGCGAGCTCTTCCCCGGCGTACGGGCGACGGAGACCGACAGTCGCGCGGCGGCCGCGGTGAAGGGGCGCGCGACCATGGCGGACGTCCTCGCCGACGCCGTACGCGGCTGGCAGGCGCTGCCCGACCCGGTGATCGCGATCGAGCACGACCGTGAGGTCCTGATGCTCGACGACGGTCTGGTGAAGGTCGCCCGCGAGCGCACCCGTGCCGTCGGACTGCCGCACAACGTGGCCCGGGAGCACTTCGAGGGACACATCCTCAACACGCTCACCGAGCTGTACGCCGAGCGGGTCGGCACCGACCCCTACGACGGCAGCAGCCTCCTCGACCCGAGCGACATCACCCAGATCCGCGACGAGATCGCCGAGAACCCCGAAGTCTGGGCCGCCATCGACCAGTTGTGGCCGCGGCTCACCCCGCAGCGGCTGGTCGCGGACTTCCTCGCCGACCCCGTCGGCCACCTCCCCGACGAGGACGCGGCCGCGATCCGGCGCCCGGTGACCCGCGGGTGGACCGTGGCCGACGTACCCCTGCTCGACGAGGCCGCCGAACTTCTCGGCGTGGACGAGCGGGTGGCGCGGGCGCGGGCCGAGCGCGAGCGGGAGGGCCAGGTCGCGTACGCGCAGGGTGTGCTGGACGTGTCGTACGCCTCGCGGACCTACGAGTTCGAGGACAAGGCCGAGGAGGACTCCGAGGTCCTGTCCGCGCACCACATCATCGACGCCGAGCGGTTCGCCGAACGGCAGGAGCAGGACGACCACCGCAGCGCCGCCGAGCGCGCGGCGGCCGACCGCACCTGGGCGTTCGGGCACATCATCGTCGACGAGGCGCAGGAGCTGTCGCCGATGGCCTGGCGGCTGCTCATGCGGCGCAGCCCGACCCGTTCGATGACCCTGGTCGGCGACCCGGCGCAGACCGCGGAGGCGGCGGGCGTCGGCTCCTGGGAGCGGATTCTGCAGCCGTACGTCGAGGACCGCTGGGAGCATGTCCGGCTGGGCGTCAACTACCGCACCCCGGCCGAGATCATGGAGCTCGCGGCGGCCGTGGTACGCGCCGAGGACCCGGGCTTCGAGCCACCGAGCTCGGTGCGCTCCACAGGCGAACGGCCCTGGGTGCGCGCCACCGACGACCTGCCCGGCGCGGTCGCCGAGGCGGTGAAGGAGCTGACCCCGGCCGAGGGGCGGCTCGCGGTCATCGCCCCGCGCCATCTGCACCGCAGGCTGGCGGCCCGCCTCGACGGAGTGACGGCGGGCGCGGAACCGGACCTCACGCGGACCGTCGTGCTTCTGGACCCCCGACAGTCCAAGGGGCTCGAATTCGACTCGGTGCTCGTGGTCGAACCCGCCCTGTACGGCACCAGCGATCTCTATGTCGCGCTCACCCGGGCGACCCAGCGGCTGGGGGTGCTGCACACGGGCCGACTGCCGAAGGCGCTGGTCACCACCTGA
- a CDS encoding cytochrome, which produces MEAQSHAVPSADGPTLGSLPVEPLLTAEFDVDPGAVYERLRGTYGPVAPVSLMGVPVWLVLGYTEVTEVLRNEDLWRRDVRYWRARAEGRLPRAWPLLAGYEVRQMMFMDEEEHLRARRTHHSALSPFQDARSPEGWELRAAVARYADELVGMLAAESGAVGFADLGAQYTRPLLLMVTSKLFGCPVELGDELVMDLWRMLDGGSESGAATGRALGAFTRLAAHRRALPGDDLTSYMLLANPGLTDEQLGRELFMNAVYLNDITGNMVLNTLLEVLRGNATVRRSLSAGQLGETVDRAALANPPVANMCFRFAARDVRLGNVWVRAGDAVSPSAAAAHRDLLAISSSHLVGSTVSTRAHLGWGAGPHQCPSAARELGGMIVTTAVGRVLDHFVRAELTLPPDQLPWRSGPVVRGLRLLPVRYRLGAPVAEAKAPESGLLAALRKFMFGGR; this is translated from the coding sequence ATGGAAGCACAGTCGCACGCCGTCCCGTCGGCCGACGGCCCGACCCTCGGGTCGCTGCCCGTCGAGCCGCTGCTCACGGCCGAGTTCGACGTCGACCCCGGTGCGGTGTACGAACGGCTGCGCGGCACCTACGGTCCGGTCGCGCCGGTCTCCCTGATGGGAGTCCCGGTGTGGCTGGTGCTCGGGTACACCGAGGTCACCGAGGTGCTGCGGAACGAGGACCTGTGGCGCCGGGACGTGCGGTACTGGCGGGCCCGGGCCGAGGGGCGGCTGCCGCGGGCCTGGCCCCTGCTGGCCGGTTACGAGGTACGGCAGATGATGTTCATGGACGAGGAGGAGCATCTGAGGGCCCGCCGCACGCACCACTCGGCGCTCAGCCCCTTCCAGGACGCGCGGAGTCCGGAGGGCTGGGAGCTGCGGGCGGCCGTCGCGCGGTACGCCGACGAACTGGTCGGCATGCTGGCGGCGGAGTCCGGGGCCGTGGGGTTCGCGGATCTCGGGGCGCAGTACACGCGGCCGCTGCTGCTCATGGTGACGTCCAAGTTGTTCGGCTGCCCTGTGGAGTTGGGCGACGAACTGGTCATGGACCTGTGGCGGATGCTGGACGGGGGATCGGAGTCGGGGGCGGCAACCGGCCGGGCGCTGGGTGCGTTCACCCGGCTCGCCGCCCACCGCAGGGCCCTGCCCGGGGACGACCTCACGTCCTACATGCTGCTCGCGAACCCCGGGCTGACGGACGAACAGTTGGGGCGCGAGCTGTTCATGAACGCCGTGTACCTGAACGACATCACCGGGAACATGGTGCTCAACACGTTGCTGGAGGTACTGCGGGGGAATGCGACGGTGCGGCGGAGCCTGTCCGCCGGGCAACTCGGCGAGACCGTCGACCGGGCGGCGCTGGCGAATCCTCCGGTGGCCAACATGTGCTTCCGGTTCGCGGCGCGGGACGTGCGCTTGGGAAATGTGTGGGTACGGGCGGGGGACGCCGTGTCGCCGTCCGCTGCGGCTGCCCACCGCGACCTGCTGGCGATCAGCTCCTCCCACCTGGTGGGGTCCACGGTGTCCACCCGGGCGCATCTGGGGTGGGGGGCCGGGCCGCACCAGTGCCCCAGCGCGGCACGGGAGTTGGGCGGGATGATCGTGACGACCGCGGTGGGCAGGGTGCTGGACCACTTCGTCCGCGCGGAACTGACGCTGCCGCCGGACCAGTTGCCGTGGCGGTCGGGGCCGGTGGTGCGGGGGTTGCGGTTGTTGCCGGTGCGGTATCGGTTGGGGGCGCCGGTGGCGGAGGCGAAGGCGCCTGAGAGCGGGCTGCTGGCGGCTCTGCGCAAGTTCATGTTCGGCGGGCGTTGA